In Drosophila gunungcola strain Sukarami unplaced genomic scaffold, Dgunungcola_SK_2 000025F, whole genome shotgun sequence, a single genomic region encodes these proteins:
- the LOC128263894 gene encoding protein PRRC2A-like, whose translation MVQVFSKQDRHHERRKSNTQQRVEHELLASPLVSRSPSPVSEADEESTGRSRTWSCRPRRRTQVQTRRRSQRSSPSLPTRVGQRTRVRRRRRDGDRQSEVSSDEDDVARMIFRRLSRATAGLERICLGQIPPSGKPKEWARILEARAVTVRQWEARRAARSTAVAAWAAEAEGRRGRVATSTAVAIGSAAAVGNAAAATATTCADATTTATTTLTITTTIVSAEAAGVAPATGAGRASAADHRGGGAAGVISRRSRDGWPAPEEAAEEARMREPSSGGAPPPLNPRDPRAKSAKTRRGDGRSRGTGGDARGGARGPGGAGEGAMGVAITAGDVAGRGATPEAGAADFVPGVASPTGEADAAKTAVGRRGTVGGGSEGGVAGAGGRRSATTAREAEEGQVELPSEEEDPGADATEIAEVVAISSDESGPEDASEEEEEGAETVSPEVSSDEDDVARMIFRMIFRRLSRATAGLGRICLGQIPPSGKPKEWARILEARAVLVRQWEARRAARTPQSPSGAQPPSATQPPLPPPRAPTPPPRSPSPPPSSPPRQQEWHLPQAQVAQALRTIVVEGRRCHQQTVTWMWPAPEEAAEEARMREAIEAIEWRRPPAWNPRDPRAKSAKRVAETADREGPEVTPEEEREAQEGWRRGHGSGHHRGDVAGRGATPEAGAADFVPGVASPTGEADAAKTAVGRRGTVGGGSGGGVAGAGGRRSATTAREAEEGQVGQARAGGGTALPSQGSRGPGAGV comes from the exons atGGTGCAGGTCTTTTCCAAACAAGATCGTCATCATGAGCGACGTAAGAGTAACACCCAACAGCGAGTGGAGCACgag cttctggcgTCCCCCCTGGTGTCGCGATCCCCGTCACCGGTCAGCGAGGCTGACGAGGAGTCCACGGGGAGATCTCGGACGTGGAGCTGCcgtccgaggaggaggacccaGGTGCAGACGCGACGGAGATCGCAGAGGTCGTCGCCATCTCTTCCGACGAGAGTGGGCCAGAGGACGCGagtgaggaggaggaggagggacGGAGACCGTCAGTCCGAGGTGTCCTCGGACGAGGACGACGTGGCGCGGATGATCTTCCGCCGGTTGAGCAGGGCGACGGCAGGGCTCGAGAGGATCTGCCTAGGGCAGATACCACCGTCGGGCAAGCCCAAGGAGTGGGCTCGGATCCTGGAGGCGCGTGCGGTCACTGTCCGCCAATGGGAGGCCCGGCGGGCGGCAAGGAGTACAGCAGTCGCCGCGTGGGCAGCAGAGGCTGAGGGACGCCGAGGCCGAG TCGCCACCAGCACCGCAGTCGCCATCGGCAGCGCAGCCGCCGTCGGCAACGCAGCCGCCGCTACCGCCACCACGTGCGCCgacgccaccaccaccgccaccaccacgctcaccatcaccaccaccatcgTCTCCGCCGAGGCAGCAGGAGTGGCACCTGCCACAGGCGCAGGTCGCGCAAGCGCTGCGGACCATCGTGGTGGAGGGGCGGCGGGTGTCATCAGCAGACGGTCACGTGATGGGTGGCCCGCGCCCGAGGAGGCAGCAGAGGAGGCCAGGATGCGAGAGCCATCGAGTGGCGGCGCCCCACCGCCGTTGAACCCGCGCGATCCGAGAGCCAAGTCGGCGAAAACGCGTCGCGGAGACGGCCGATCGCGAGGGACCGGAGGTGACGCCCGAGGAGGAGCGCGAGGCCCAGGAGGGGCTGGAGAAGGGGCCATGGGAGTGGCCATCACCGCCGGAGACGTCGCGGGACGCGGGGCCACCCCCGAAGCTGGCGCGGCAGACTTCGTGCCCGGAGTCGCGAGCCCCACCGGCGAGGCCGACGCTGCGAAGACAGCAGTCGGAAGGCGCGGAACCGTGGGCGGAGGTTCCGAAGGCGGAGTGGCCGGCGCGGGTGGCCGAAGAAGCGCAACGACAGCGAGGGAGGCAGAGGAAGGCCAG GTGGAGCTGCcgtccgaggaggaggacccaGGCGCAGACGCGACGGAGATCGCAGAAGTCGTCGCCATCTCTTCCGACGAGAGTGGGCCAGAGGACGCGagtgaggaggaggaggagggggcGGAGACCGTCAGTCCCGAGGTGTCCTCGGACGAGGACGACGTGGCGCGGATGATCTTCCGGATGATCTTCCGCCGGTTGAGCAGGGCGACGGCAGGACTCGGGAGGATCTGCCTAGGGCAGATACCACCGTCGGGCAAGCCCAAGGAGTGGGCTCGGATCCTGGAGGCGCGGGCGGTCCTTGTCCGCCAATGGGAGGCCCGGCGGGCGGCGAGGA CACCGCAGTCGCCATCGGGAGCGCAGCCGCCGTCGGCAACGCAGCCGCCGCTACCGCCACCACGTGCGCCGACGCCACCACCACGctcaccatcaccaccaccatcgTCGCCGCCGAGGCAGCAGGAGTGGCACCTGCCACAGGCGCAGGTCGCGCAAGCGCTGCGGACCATCGTGGTGGAGGGGCGGCGGTGTCATCAGCAGACGGTCACGTGGATGTGGCCCGCGCCCGAGGAGGCAGCAGAGGAGGCCAGGATGCGAGAGGCCATCGAAGCCATCGAGTGGCGGCGCCCACCGGCGTGGAACCCGCGCGATCCGAGAGCCAAGTCGGCGAAACGCGTCGCGGAGACGGCCGATCGCGAGGGACCGGAGGTGACGCCCGAGGAGGAGCGCGAGGCCCAGGAGGGCTGGAGAAGGGGCCATGGGAGTGGCCATCACCGCGGAGACGTCGCGGGACGCGGGGCCACCCCTGAAGCTGGCGCGGCAGACTTCGTGCCCGGAGTCGCGAGCCCCACCGGCGAGGCCGACGCTGCGAAGACAGCAGTCGGAAGGCGCGGAACCGTGGGCGGAGGTTCCGGAGGCGGAGTGGCCGGCGCGGGTGGCCGAAGAAGCGCAACGACAGCGAGGGAGGCAGAGGAAGGCCAGGTGGGCCAAGCTCGTGCTGGAGGAGGGACAGCGCTACCGAGTCAAGGTAGCAGGGGGCCGGGTGCGGGTGTTTAA